The Campylobacter sp. CN_NE2 genome contains a region encoding:
- the pheS gene encoding phenylalanine--tRNA ligase subunit alpha has translation MQEYEAKIKNAESLDEIEKIRLELFGKKGLITELFNNLKNVPNEQKREFAQNANKQRDFFGELISEKKAILETKAQKEAMKAEAIDVTMFNENAANGALHPVMATMDKIIEYFISQNFSVETGPLIEDDFHNFEALNLPKYHPARDMQDTFYLNNSNLLRTHTSGVQIRTMEKFGKPPIRMIAPGAVFRRDLDLTHTPMFHQVEGLVVEEGDKVSFANLKDILQKFLVYMFGDVKVRFRPSFFPFTEPSTEVDISCIFCKGAGCRVCKQTGWLEVLGSGVVDPNVFKAVGWKNVSGYAFGLGVERFAMLLHRIPDLRSLFEGDIRLLEQFK, from the coding sequence TTGCAAGAGTATGAAGCGAAAATCAAAAATGCCGAAAGCCTTGATGAGATTGAAAAAATCAGACTTGAACTTTTTGGCAAAAAAGGGCTTATAACCGAGCTTTTTAATAATCTCAAAAATGTTCCAAACGAACAAAAAAGAGAATTTGCACAAAACGCAAACAAACAAAGAGATTTTTTTGGCGAGTTAATCAGCGAAAAAAAGGCGATTTTAGAAACAAAAGCGCAAAAAGAAGCGATGAAAGCAGAAGCCATCGATGTTACTATGTTTAACGAAAACGCTGCAAACGGCGCATTGCACCCTGTAATGGCGACTATGGATAAGATTATTGAGTATTTTATCTCACAAAATTTTAGCGTCGAAACAGGACCGCTTATCGAAGATGATTTTCATAATTTCGAAGCGTTAAATTTACCAAAATACCACCCTGCGCGCGATATGCAAGATACATTTTATCTAAATAATTCAAATTTGCTTCGCACTCACACAAGCGGCGTTCAAATTCGCACAATGGAAAAATTTGGCAAACCGCCGATTCGCATGATAGCTCCCGGTGCTGTTTTTAGACGGGATTTGGATTTAACACACACGCCTATGTTTCATCAGGTTGAAGGTCTTGTGGTAGAAGAAGGCGACAAAGTAAGTTTTGCAAATTTAAAAGATATTTTGCAAAAATTTTTAGTTTATATGTTTGGCGATGTCAAGGTTCGCTTTCGACCTAGCTTTTTCCCATTTACGGAGCCTAGCACTGAAGTTGATATAAGTTGTATTTTCTGTAAAGGTGCAGGTTGCAGGGTTTGCAAACAAACAGGTTGGCTTGAAGTGCTAGGAAGCGGCGTGGTTGATCCAAATGTTTTTAAAGCTGTGGGCTGGAAAAATGTCAGCGGATACGCTTTTGGGCTTGGCGTGGAGCGTTTTGCAATGCTACTTCACCGCATACCTGACTTGCGTTCATTATTTGAAGGCGATATTAGATTATTGGAGCAATTTAAATGA